One window from the genome of Pseudomonas leptonychotis encodes:
- a CDS encoding LysR family transcriptional regulator: MLRFDDLQLFVCTADLGSLSAAARRLDISPAVASAGLKRLEQQLQARLFNRSTRSLRLTPEGELFLGNARLALQSLDEGRQQLAGSKVGISGPLQLSAPSDFGRNILLPWLDEFQQAHPQVQLRLLLGDRVADLFREPVDIALRYGAPEDSSLVALPVAAANRRVLCAAPQYLQRHRTPQTVEELAEHNCLLYMLGGRLHDRWRFSDGRREQSISVKGDRVSDDADVVRRWAVSGAGVVYKSWLDVAGDVQAGRLRVLLPELRGEPTPLNLICAHRAQLSKPVLLLREFVQTRCAELLAHAPWPH; encoded by the coding sequence ATGCTGCGTTTTGATGACCTGCAATTGTTTGTTTGCACCGCTGATCTGGGCAGCCTGTCGGCTGCGGCACGCCGCTTGGATATATCCCCAGCGGTGGCCAGTGCCGGGCTCAAACGCCTCGAGCAACAGTTGCAAGCGCGCCTGTTCAACCGCTCTACCCGCAGCTTACGGTTGACGCCTGAAGGCGAGCTGTTTCTCGGCAACGCGCGTTTGGCCCTGCAGAGCCTAGACGAGGGGCGCCAACAGTTGGCCGGCAGCAAGGTCGGTATCAGCGGCCCGCTGCAGTTGTCGGCACCGTCGGACTTCGGTCGCAACATCCTGCTGCCCTGGCTGGACGAATTTCAGCAGGCGCACCCCCAGGTGCAACTGCGCCTGCTGCTGGGCGATCGTGTAGCGGATCTGTTTCGCGAGCCGGTGGATATCGCCCTGCGCTACGGCGCCCCGGAGGATTCCAGTTTGGTCGCTTTGCCGGTGGCCGCCGCGAACCGCCGTGTGCTCTGCGCCGCGCCGCAGTACCTGCAGCGGCATCGCACGCCACAAACGGTGGAGGAGCTGGCGGAGCACAATTGCCTGCTCTATATGCTCGGCGGGCGGTTGCATGACCGTTGGCGCTTTAGCGATGGCAGGCGTGAGCAGAGCATCAGCGTGAAGGGTGATCGGGTCAGTGACGACGCCGATGTGGTGCGGCGCTGGGCGGTGAGTGGGGCTGGAGTGGTGTACAAATCCTGGCTGGATGTGGCCGGCGATGTGCAGGCCGGGCGGCTCAGGGTGCTACTGCCTGAGCTACGCGGTGAGCCGACGCCGCTCAATCTGATCTGCGCGCACCGGGCGCAGCTGAGCAAGCCGGTGTTGCTGTTGCGCGAGTTTGTACAAACGCGATGCGCTGAGTTGTTGGCGCATGCGCCATGGCCGCACTAA
- a CDS encoding putative quinol monooxygenase produces the protein MSSPLTLIATITALPGHAQALEAGLRQLVPPSQAEAGCLQYNLHRHQDQPNRFIMVEQWLDAAALSAHQQTAHFKHFVDTCGSLLEPVDHQLMHRIL, from the coding sequence ATGTCGAGCCCACTCACCCTCATTGCCACCATCACTGCCCTGCCCGGCCACGCGCAGGCACTTGAAGCCGGCCTGCGCCAGCTCGTGCCACCCAGCCAGGCAGAAGCCGGTTGCCTGCAATACAACCTGCACCGCCATCAGGACCAGCCCAACCGCTTCATCATGGTTGAGCAATGGCTGGATGCCGCCGCCCTCAGTGCGCACCAGCAAACCGCGCACTTTAAGCACTTCGTCGACACCTGCGGCAGCTTGCTGGAACCGGTCGATCATCAACTCATGCACCGTATTCTCTAA
- a CDS encoding zinc-binding alcohol dehydrogenase family protein, whose translation MKAVAYYQSLPIDHRDALQDVQLAAPTPGPRDLLVEVKAISVNPVDTKIRRNVAPEDGAAKVLGWDASGIVQAVGSEVSLFQPGDRVYYAGAINRAGANSELHVVDERIVGHMPKTLAFAEAAALPLTAITAWELLFERLQISQGSADLGQSLLIVGAAGGVGSILVQLARQLTGLTVIGTASRPETQVWVRELGAHHVIDHRQPLSEELKRIGINQVTHVASLTQTDQHFAQLVEALAPQGRLALIDDPEQALDIMQLKRKSLSLHWELMFTRSLFETADMIEQHRLLQRVTELVDAGTLKTTLGEHFGSITAANLSRAHSLLESGTAKGKIVLEGF comes from the coding sequence ATGAAAGCCGTCGCCTATTACCAGTCCCTGCCAATCGACCACCGCGATGCACTGCAAGACGTGCAACTTGCGGCCCCCACACCTGGCCCCCGCGACCTGCTGGTCGAGGTCAAGGCTATTTCAGTGAACCCGGTGGACACCAAAATCCGCCGTAACGTTGCCCCCGAAGACGGCGCAGCCAAGGTGCTCGGCTGGGACGCCAGCGGCATCGTCCAGGCCGTGGGCAGCGAGGTCAGCCTGTTCCAGCCGGGCGACCGGGTGTATTACGCCGGAGCGATCAACCGTGCCGGCGCCAACAGCGAACTGCATGTGGTGGATGAACGCATCGTCGGACACATGCCCAAGACGCTGGCGTTCGCCGAAGCGGCCGCCCTGCCGCTGACCGCAATCACCGCTTGGGAGCTGCTGTTCGAGCGTCTGCAGATCAGCCAGGGCAGCGCGGACCTGGGCCAGAGCCTGTTGATTGTCGGCGCGGCCGGCGGCGTGGGTTCGATCCTGGTGCAACTGGCGCGTCAGCTCACCGGGCTGACCGTGATCGGCACCGCCTCACGCCCCGAGACCCAGGTTTGGGTGCGTGAACTGGGCGCCCACCATGTGATCGACCACCGTCAACCCCTGAGCGAAGAACTCAAGCGTATCGGCATCAATCAGGTGACCCACGTCGCCAGCCTGACCCAGACCGATCAGCACTTCGCCCAACTGGTAGAAGCCCTGGCTCCGCAAGGCCGCCTGGCACTGATCGACGACCCCGAGCAGGCGCTGGATATCATGCAACTCAAACGCAAGAGCCTGTCGCTGCATTGGGAGCTGATGTTTACCCGCTCGCTGTTCGAGACTGCGGACATGATCGAGCAGCACCGGCTGCTGCAACGAGTTACCGAACTGGTCGATGCCGGCACCCTGAAAACCACCCTCGGCGAGCACTTTGGCAGCATCACTGCCGCCAATCTGAGTCGCGCCCACAGCTTGCTGGAGAGTGGCACAGCCAAGGGCAAGATCGTTCTCGAAGGCTTCTAA
- a CDS encoding PAS domain S-box protein yields MRPDLQGPLRLAGVYILFSSLWIFGSEHLLTLFVSEHDLAAELHWVQDLLFILLSTGLIFFVSYRDRQAQRQLLEELTHNSRLLQQTQRTAALGSWEYRNGFSWSDEALSLLGRNQDSQQCSVQHLLSWLHPAERASVQRALQALLEERTAMTVSARLLQPQQQHATWLMLRGEVDEQGRTLGTVQNISAQKRDESALRESEQRFRQLFEQTPRIAVQGYDRERRVIYWNQASTLLYGYAMHEVMGRRLEELIVPISARSKVASAINTWQLGGPPISAAEVQLQRKDGSLVWVYSSHLILRNSFDQQELYCVDIDLTELKKIDSELQLSESRYRSLVEHLGDAIFITDVDDQLSFLNPAWTQISGYPIHESLGSPLQRFIPELGQSSLRQRLQELRSGKLANLRLECQLLTRNGQARRVELHLHLSLPEHSLHGSLHDVHDRHQAQQLQKARNAVLDELLGLHPLRSILSGISQRLESLQPQMRASIMLLDEQQCLHVGAAPSLPDAYCQAIDGLQAALEVGSCGHAAASGELVIVEDLSQHPYWHDYQAIALAADLQACWSLPFKDDNGQVLGTFGIYYSQPTRPSAADIALVTEFTRLAGLAVQFSVTTVN; encoded by the coding sequence ATGCGACCCGATCTTCAAGGCCCACTGCGCCTGGCTGGCGTCTATATCCTGTTCAGCTCTCTGTGGATTTTCGGCAGCGAGCACCTGCTTACCTTGTTCGTCAGTGAACACGATCTGGCCGCCGAGCTGCATTGGGTGCAAGACCTGCTGTTTATTCTGCTCAGCACCGGGCTGATCTTTTTTGTCAGCTACCGTGACCGCCAAGCGCAGCGCCAATTGCTCGAAGAGCTCACCCACAACAGCCGCCTGCTGCAACAGACGCAACGCACCGCCGCACTCGGCAGCTGGGAATACCGCAACGGTTTCAGCTGGAGTGACGAAGCACTGAGCCTGCTCGGCCGTAACCAAGACAGCCAACAGTGTAGCGTTCAGCACCTACTCAGCTGGCTACACCCTGCTGAGCGCGCTAGCGTCCAACGCGCTTTGCAAGCCTTGCTAGAGGAGCGCACGGCCATGACAGTCAGCGCCCGCCTGTTGCAGCCCCAGCAACAGCATGCCACCTGGCTGATGCTGCGAGGCGAGGTCGATGAGCAAGGTAGAACCCTCGGTACGGTGCAGAATATCAGCGCGCAGAAACGTGATGAAAGTGCCCTGCGCGAAAGCGAGCAGCGCTTTCGCCAACTGTTCGAACAAACCCCACGGATTGCCGTGCAGGGCTATGACCGCGAACGCCGGGTTATTTACTGGAACCAGGCCAGCACCCTGCTCTACGGCTATGCCATGCACGAAGTGATGGGGCGGCGTCTTGAGGAGTTGATCGTTCCCATCTCTGCACGCAGCAAGGTGGCCAGCGCGATCAATACGTGGCAACTCGGCGGCCCACCGATTTCTGCCGCCGAGGTACAGCTCCAACGCAAGGACGGCAGCTTGGTGTGGGTCTATTCCAGCCACCTGATTCTACGTAACAGCTTTGATCAGCAAGAGCTGTACTGCGTCGACATCGACCTCACCGAGCTGAAAAAAATAGACAGTGAATTACAGCTCAGCGAGAGCCGCTACCGCTCACTGGTTGAACACCTGGGTGATGCGATTTTTATCACCGATGTCGACGATCAATTGAGCTTCCTCAATCCTGCGTGGACCCAGATCAGCGGCTACCCGATCCACGAAAGCCTGGGCAGCCCACTGCAGCGTTTTATCCCGGAGCTGGGACAAAGTAGCCTACGCCAACGCCTGCAAGAACTGCGCAGCGGTAAGCTGGCCAACTTGCGCCTGGAGTGCCAGCTGCTCACCCGCAATGGCCAAGCCCGCCGGGTTGAACTGCACCTGCACCTGAGCCTACCCGAACACAGCCTGCACGGTAGCCTGCATGACGTGCATGACCGCCACCAGGCCCAGCAGCTGCAAAAGGCGCGTAACGCGGTGCTCGATGAGCTACTGGGTCTGCATCCGCTGCGCAGCATTCTGAGCGGCATCAGCCAACGCCTGGAAAGCCTGCAACCGCAGATGCGTGCCTCCATCATGCTGCTTGATGAACAACAGTGCTTGCATGTCGGCGCAGCACCGAGCCTGCCAGACGCTTATTGCCAAGCCATCGACGGGCTGCAGGCGGCGTTGGAAGTCGGCTCATGCGGACATGCCGCCGCCAGTGGTGAGCTGGTGATTGTCGAAGACCTCAGCCAGCACCCGTATTGGCACGATTACCAAGCCATCGCCCTGGCAGCCGACCTGCAGGCTTGCTGGTCATTACCTTTCAAGGATGACAACGGCCAGGTACTGGGTACCTTCGGTATCTATTACTCGCAGCCAACCCGGCCAAGCGCTGCTGATATCGCCCTGGTTACCGAGTTCACCCGGCTTGCAGGGCTGGCCGTGCAGTTCAGCGTCACCACCGTGAACTGA
- a CDS encoding Bcr/CflA family multidrug efflux MFS transporter, producing the protein MPLRILLILGALSAFGPLAIDFYLPSFPALARAFGTDVEHVQQSLAAYFIGLAIGQLLYGPLADRFGRRMPLLVGLLLFSLASLACALAPSLEWLIAARFVQALGGCAGMVVSRAVVRDMCDPINSAKVFSQLMLVMGLAPILAPLAGGLLLSTLGWPSIFICLTLFGLLCMLAVALWLPETLSKDVPVAPLRGALGEYRRLLGDRPFLGNALTGGFAVAGMFAYIAGSPFVFIELYGVPAAHYGWLFGSNALGFILAAQLNAWLVARHGPSYWLRRAVGFYLTCGLALLLVAIAKPLSLWPLMLPLFGCIACLGILLPNATASAMAGQGRHAGSASALLGSLQFAIAASAAGLVGVLHDGSAWPVAVVIFACGVLSMGFSLFTRWAERGTTGVPR; encoded by the coding sequence ATGCCGTTACGTATTTTGTTGATTCTTGGTGCATTGAGCGCGTTTGGCCCGCTGGCTATCGACTTCTATCTGCCCAGCTTCCCGGCACTGGCCCGGGCCTTTGGCACTGATGTGGAACATGTGCAGCAATCGCTGGCCGCCTACTTTATCGGCTTGGCCATTGGCCAGCTGCTCTACGGGCCGCTGGCTGACCGTTTTGGGCGACGCATGCCGTTGCTGGTCGGGTTGTTGCTGTTCAGTCTGGCGTCGTTGGCGTGCGCATTGGCACCGAGCCTGGAATGGCTGATTGCTGCACGGTTCGTGCAGGCGTTGGGCGGCTGCGCCGGGATGGTGGTGTCGCGCGCGGTGGTGCGTGATATGTGCGACCCGATCAATTCGGCCAAGGTGTTTTCCCAGTTAATGCTGGTGATGGGCCTGGCCCCGATCCTCGCCCCACTGGCGGGGGGCTTGTTGCTTAGCACCTTGGGCTGGCCTTCGATCTTTATTTGCCTGACGCTGTTCGGCCTGCTGTGCATGCTGGCGGTGGCTTTATGGCTGCCGGAGACCTTGTCGAAGGACGTGCCCGTTGCACCGTTGCGCGGCGCCCTTGGCGAGTACCGACGGTTACTGGGTGACCGACCGTTTCTCGGTAATGCGCTGACCGGTGGCTTTGCCGTGGCGGGTATGTTCGCTTACATCGCCGGCTCGCCATTTGTATTTATCGAGCTCTATGGCGTTCCGGCGGCCCACTATGGTTGGCTGTTCGGCAGCAATGCCCTGGGCTTTATTCTGGCTGCGCAGCTCAATGCCTGGCTCGTGGCGCGGCACGGCCCGAGTTATTGGTTGCGCCGCGCCGTAGGGTTCTACCTGACCTGCGGTCTGGCGTTGTTGCTGGTGGCAATCGCCAAGCCGCTGAGCCTGTGGCCATTGATGTTGCCGCTGTTTGGCTGCATCGCCTGCCTCGGTATTCTCCTGCCTAACGCCACAGCCAGCGCCATGGCTGGGCAAGGCCGCCATGCCGGCAGCGCCTCGGCGTTGCTCGGCAGCTTGCAGTTCGCCATTGCGGCCAGCGCCGCTGGACTTGTGGGCGTGCTGCATGACGGTAGCGCCTGGCCGGTAGCCGTGGTGATTTTCGCTTGCGGGGTTTTGTCGATGGGCTTCTCGCTGTTCACCCGTTGGGCCGAGCGCGGCACAACGGGCGTGCCACGTTAG
- a CDS encoding efflux RND transporter permease subunit, translated as MISRFFIDRPVFSAVISIVIVLAGLMAMRALPIAQYPQILPPQVSVSANYAGASAQVIAETVAAPLEQSINGVQGMIYQQSNSGGSAMSLSVYFEVGTDPDQATIDVNNRVQAALAKLPEEVRRQGVKVQKKSSDILQVVTLYSPDGSRDPIYISNYALINVIDELKRLPGVGDVSQFGSKDYSMRIWLRPDKLAQFNLTPTDVVNSIREQNSQFAAGSFGQQPLKQEQDFTYTVTTQGRFTDPKEFENVILRTDQTGASLLLKDVARIELGAQDYSLMTSLNGQQNAAFGVYLQPGANALDTADAVSKTLARLSKNFPSGMTYKVPYDTTKFVRVSIEEVIHTFFEALVLVVLVVFIFLQNWRATLIPVLAIPVSLIGTFAGMHMLGFSINLLTLFGLVLAIGIVVDDAIVVIENVERVMATDKVGPREATIKAMEEVTGPIIAIVLVLCAVFVPVGFLGGLAGEMYKQFAITIAVSVVISGIVALTLSPALCALLLKPGHHEPAAPFRAFNRFFDKLTNGYTAGVRFFLKRSAVGLLLFGAMIAVMVLLFNRVPSSLVPNEDQGYVINAYFLPPAASLTRTEKLTGDVTQQLMAHPAVQDVVTFAGFDVLTFGTRSNAGVSFVPLKDWSERTTPELDARNLTREFMGMGAAQKDGMVMSFNPPPITGMSTTGGFEGYIQDRSGGTTAELAVKVQAFIAAAAKRPELAGVQSTFSANVPQYYIDLDRTKASALGVPVNDVFTAMQSTFGSYYVNDFSLYGRTFQVSLQAEADFRRKPEDLSQVYVRASSGELVSLASLVKVERILGPDTYARFNVYPAAKILGGPAPGFSSGQALEAIQQVADEVLGNDYSIGWTGSAFQEVASQGSGSSAFVFGLIMVFLILAAQYERWTLPLVVVTAVPFAVFGAILAVWLRGIENDLYFQVGLITLIGLAAKNAILIVEFAVLNRQNGMGIFESALEASRLRFRPIIMTSLAFILGVVPLAISSGAGSASRHSIGTGVIGGMLAATFLAIFMIPMFYLLVESLAAKISGGPKKAAKDSVV; from the coding sequence GTGATTTCACGCTTCTTTATCGACCGTCCGGTATTTTCCGCGGTCATCTCGATCGTCATCGTGCTGGCGGGCCTGATGGCCATGCGCGCGCTGCCGATCGCCCAGTACCCGCAAATTTTGCCGCCGCAGGTGTCGGTCAGCGCTAACTATGCCGGTGCCAGCGCTCAGGTTATCGCCGAAACCGTAGCCGCCCCCCTGGAGCAGTCGATCAACGGCGTGCAGGGCATGATCTACCAGCAGTCCAACTCAGGCGGCAGCGCCATGAGCCTGTCGGTTTACTTTGAGGTAGGCACTGATCCGGATCAGGCCACCATCGACGTTAACAACCGGGTGCAAGCCGCCCTGGCCAAGTTGCCGGAAGAAGTGCGCCGCCAGGGCGTCAAAGTGCAGAAGAAATCTTCGGACATTCTGCAGGTGGTTACTCTGTATTCGCCGGATGGTTCGCGCGACCCGATCTACATCAGCAACTATGCCTTGATCAATGTGATCGACGAGCTCAAGCGTTTGCCAGGCGTGGGCGATGTCAGCCAGTTCGGTTCGAAAGACTACTCCATGCGCATCTGGCTTCGCCCGGACAAGCTGGCGCAGTTCAATCTGACCCCGACCGATGTGGTCAATTCGATTCGCGAGCAGAACTCCCAGTTTGCCGCCGGCAGTTTCGGCCAGCAGCCGCTAAAGCAGGAACAAGATTTCACCTATACGGTGACCACCCAGGGCCGCTTTACTGACCCCAAAGAGTTCGAAAACGTCATCCTGCGTACCGATCAAACCGGTGCCAGTCTCTTGCTCAAGGATGTTGCGCGGATCGAGCTGGGGGCACAGGACTACTCGCTGATGACCTCGCTCAACGGCCAGCAGAACGCCGCTTTTGGTGTTTATCTGCAGCCCGGAGCGAATGCTCTGGATACTGCCGATGCGGTGAGCAAAACACTCGCTCGACTGTCGAAGAACTTTCCCAGTGGCATGACCTACAAAGTGCCTTACGACACCACTAAATTCGTCCGGGTATCGATCGAGGAGGTGATTCATACCTTCTTCGAAGCCTTGGTGCTGGTGGTGTTGGTGGTATTTATCTTCCTGCAGAACTGGCGTGCCACGCTGATCCCGGTGCTGGCCATTCCGGTCTCGCTGATCGGCACGTTCGCCGGCATGCACATGCTGGGTTTTTCGATCAACCTGCTGACCCTATTCGGTTTGGTGCTGGCCATCGGTATCGTGGTGGACGACGCCATTGTGGTGATCGAGAACGTTGAGCGGGTGATGGCCACCGACAAGGTAGGCCCCCGTGAAGCGACCATCAAGGCCATGGAAGAAGTGACTGGGCCGATCATCGCCATCGTGCTGGTGCTCTGCGCGGTATTCGTGCCAGTGGGCTTTCTCGGTGGCCTGGCCGGGGAGATGTATAAACAGTTCGCCATCACCATTGCCGTGTCGGTGGTGATCTCGGGCATCGTTGCCTTGACCCTGAGCCCGGCGCTGTGCGCTTTGCTGCTCAAGCCTGGGCATCACGAACCGGCTGCGCCGTTCCGCGCCTTCAATCGGTTCTTCGACAAATTGACCAACGGCTACACCGCCGGCGTGCGCTTCTTCCTCAAGCGCTCGGCGGTCGGCCTGCTGCTGTTCGGCGCGATGATCGCGGTGATGGTGCTACTGTTCAATCGGGTGCCCAGCTCGCTGGTGCCCAACGAAGACCAAGGCTATGTGATCAACGCCTACTTCCTGCCCCCAGCCGCTTCGCTGACTCGTACCGAGAAACTCACCGGTGACGTGACCCAGCAGTTGATGGCGCACCCTGCGGTGCAGGATGTGGTGACCTTTGCCGGCTTCGACGTGCTGACCTTCGGCACACGCAGCAACGCCGGGGTGTCCTTTGTGCCGCTGAAAGACTGGAGCGAGCGCACGACGCCTGAGCTGGATGCGCGCAACCTGACCCGTGAATTCATGGGCATGGGCGCGGCGCAGAAAGACGGCATGGTGATGAGTTTTAACCCGCCGCCAATTACCGGCATGAGCACCACGGGTGGTTTTGAAGGCTATATCCAAGACCGCAGCGGCGGCACCACTGCCGAGTTGGCAGTTAAGGTGCAGGCGTTTATCGCCGCCGCGGCCAAACGTCCTGAGTTGGCGGGTGTACAGAGCACCTTCAGCGCCAATGTGCCGCAGTACTACATCGACCTGGATCGCACCAAAGCCAGTGCCTTGGGCGTGCCGGTGAACGATGTATTCACTGCCATGCAGTCCACCTTCGGTAGCTACTACGTCAACGACTTTAGTCTGTATGGCCGTACCTTCCAGGTCAGCCTGCAAGCCGAGGCAGACTTCCGGCGCAAACCTGAAGACCTGTCGCAGGTTTATGTGCGCGCCTCCAGTGGTGAGCTGGTGTCGCTGGCCAGTTTGGTTAAGGTTGAGCGAATTCTCGGCCCCGATACTTACGCGCGCTTCAACGTCTATCCGGCGGCGAAGATTCTTGGCGGCCCCGCTCCAGGCTTCAGCTCGGGTCAAGCCTTGGAGGCGATTCAGCAAGTGGCTGACGAAGTGCTGGGTAACGATTACAGCATCGGTTGGACGGGGTCGGCTTTCCAGGAAGTGGCGTCCCAGGGTTCGGGCAGCAGTGCCTTTGTCTTCGGTCTGATCATGGTGTTCCTGATTCTCGCCGCGCAATACGAGCGTTGGACGCTGCCATTAGTGGTGGTCACCGCGGTGCCATTTGCGGTGTTCGGCGCGATCCTTGCGGTGTGGCTGCGCGGTATTGAGAACGACCTGTACTTCCAGGTGGGTCTGATCACACTGATCGGCCTGGCGGCGAAGAACGCCATCCTGATTGTCGAGTTCGCCGTGCTCAATCGGCAGAATGGCATGGGCATTTTCGAGTCGGCGCTGGAGGCTTCGCGCCTGCGCTTCCGTCCGATCATCATGACCTCGCTGGCCTTTATCCTCGGTGTTGTACCGTTGGCGATCAGCTCAGGCGCCGGCTCGGCCAGTCGTCACTCAATCGGTACCGGGGTGATCGGCGGCATGTTGGCGGCAACGTTCCTGGCGATCTTTATGATTCCGATGTTCTACCTGCTGGTGGAGTCACTGGCGGCCAAGATAAGCGGTGGGCCGAAGAAGGCGGCGAAGGACTCTGTTGTCTGA
- a CDS encoding efflux RND transporter periplasmic adaptor subunit has protein sequence MLFPPRFSAAAGSLLLAFLTAPLYAADAPPAPEVVVETVKVEALPLEFEYSARTAGFREVQVRAQVSGILQERTYLEGSQVKQGQVMFRIDPRTYQAALSRAKGALAQEQARYRQTERDLKRIRELQKKGFASESELDNAVSNFEQSKANIQAAQAEVQSKQIDLDYTTVKAPISGITSKETVSEGSLMVAGDPNASLLSNITQLDPIYVNFAAPDSDVESVRSGLQNGSLLRPEDGKMSVQIVLGDGSVYPLEGKVDFTDSLVDRSTGTVSARAVVPNPNQGLLPGQFVRVHVKGLSMPNAMTLPERAIAQGPAGTFVYVVDKGDVARMRQVTTGHTAKGRWVIMAGISAGDRVIVEGLAKVRPDTPVKVASSSAQKS, from the coding sequence ATGCTTTTTCCCCCTCGTTTCTCGGCAGCTGCCGGTTCCCTGCTGTTGGCTTTTTTGACTGCTCCGCTGTACGCCGCTGATGCACCGCCAGCACCTGAAGTGGTGGTTGAAACCGTCAAGGTTGAGGCGTTGCCGCTTGAATTCGAATACTCGGCACGTACCGCAGGCTTTCGTGAAGTGCAGGTGCGGGCCCAGGTCAGCGGCATCCTGCAAGAACGCACCTACCTTGAAGGTAGCCAGGTCAAGCAGGGTCAGGTGATGTTTCGTATCGACCCGCGCACCTACCAAGCGGCACTGAGCCGTGCCAAGGGTGCGCTGGCGCAGGAACAGGCGCGTTACCGGCAGACCGAGCGCGATCTCAAGCGCATCCGCGAATTGCAGAAGAAGGGGTTTGCCAGCGAGAGCGAGCTGGATAACGCGGTGTCCAACTTCGAGCAGAGCAAAGCCAATATCCAGGCCGCTCAAGCCGAGGTGCAGTCCAAGCAGATCGATCTCGACTACACCACGGTGAAAGCACCGATCTCCGGGATTACCAGTAAGGAAACCGTCTCCGAAGGCAGCCTGATGGTGGCCGGCGATCCGAATGCCAGCCTGTTGAGCAACATCACTCAGCTTGACCCTATTTACGTCAACTTTGCGGCCCCTGACTCGGATGTTGAGAGCGTGCGCAGCGGCCTGCAAAACGGCAGCCTGCTTCGCCCGGAAGACGGCAAGATGAGCGTGCAGATTGTTCTCGGTGACGGCAGCGTCTACCCGTTGGAAGGCAAGGTCGATTTCACCGACAGCCTGGTCGATCGCAGCACGGGTACTGTCAGTGCTCGTGCCGTGGTGCCCAACCCTAATCAAGGGTTGTTGCCGGGCCAGTTCGTGCGTGTACACGTCAAGGGCCTGAGCATGCCGAATGCGATGACGCTGCCGGAGCGTGCAATTGCACAAGGCCCGGCCGGCACCTTCGTTTATGTGGTGGATAAAGGCGATGTGGCGCGCATGCGCCAGGTCACTACCGGGCACACCGCCAAAGGCCGCTGGGTCATCATGGCCGGTATCAGTGCCGGTGACCGGGTGATCGTTGAAGGCTTGGCCAAAGTGCGACCGGATACCCCGGTAAAAGTCGCCAGCTCATCTGCGCAAAAATCCTAA
- a CDS encoding TetR family transcriptional regulator yields the protein MRRTKEEAEKTRCAILQAAETLFLEKGVAHTSLEHIARHAGVTRGAVYWHFANKAHLFNAMLSQVRLPPEQLAERLHGDADSDPLHTLRDMCIDAIEGLARDEQKRRIFTILLRRCEFTEELREAEERHEAFINLFIDLCEQQFNAPSVSARLHPGLSPRLAARTVHALLIGLFHDWLRDPTLFNPAQDAAPMVDACFRGLILDWPLTQ from the coding sequence ATGCGCAGAACCAAAGAAGAAGCCGAGAAAACCCGTTGCGCCATTCTGCAGGCCGCCGAAACGCTGTTTCTGGAAAAAGGCGTGGCGCACACCAGCCTGGAACATATTGCCCGACACGCCGGCGTGACCCGTGGCGCGGTGTATTGGCACTTTGCCAATAAAGCTCATCTGTTCAACGCCATGCTCAGCCAGGTGCGTCTGCCGCCCGAACAGCTAGCCGAGCGCCTGCATGGCGATGCCGACAGTGACCCCCTGCACACCTTGCGCGATATGTGCATCGACGCCATTGAAGGGCTGGCCCGTGATGAACAAAAGCGGCGTATTTTCACGATTCTGCTTCGCCGCTGTGAGTTCACCGAAGAGTTGCGCGAGGCCGAAGAACGTCACGAAGCTTTTATTAACCTGTTTATCGATCTTTGCGAGCAGCAGTTCAATGCCCCATCTGTCAGTGCGCGCTTGCACCCGGGGCTCAGTCCGCGCCTGGCCGCGCGAACCGTGCATGCATTATTGATCGGTCTGTTTCACGACTGGCTGCGTGACCCCACGCTGTTCAATCCAGCGCAAGACGCCGCGCCAATGGTCGATGCCTGCTTTCGCGGGCTGATCCTCGATTGGCCCCTCACTCAGTGA
- a CDS encoding heavy-metal-associated domain-containing protein yields MQATSVHTFRVEGMTCDHCVKSVTEAVLARDAAADVRVKLQGGEVTVGSSLPSDELIIAIAEAGYSAGLA; encoded by the coding sequence ATGCAAGCAACCAGCGTTCATACATTTCGGGTCGAAGGCATGACCTGCGATCATTGCGTAAAATCGGTAACCGAAGCGGTGTTAGCGCGCGATGCGGCCGCCGATGTCAGGGTAAAGCTGCAGGGCGGCGAGGTGACGGTGGGTAGTAGCTTGCCCAGTGATGAGCTGATTATCGCGATTGCCGAAGCAGGCTACAGCGCCGGCCTGGCCTGA